ACAGTTTGTTTGCCATTCCCAGGCGCTCGTGCTGTAAACCTGGTTTCAACCGAACGACATCTTTAGTGGCGTCTCGGTCAAAGTAATACGAGTATATCTTTATCACCTTATGAATCGTATTGTGTGGACCGAGAGCCCTAGCAAGAGGGTCTGTGAGCTTTATTTGTTGCACCGGAATGAAGAACGTAGGTATACACTCAACGAAAAGCTCCAGTAATTGACTTGGCAAATGCCTTCCACGCAACAGTGCCATCTCTGTGTGAACCCTTAATAAGTCGTCAGGGGACAGTCGCTTGGTTGGAAGTCGAGAGTACCCGACTTCCTGCTGTATCGGTGGTGGAGTCCCCCGCTTTCTGTCCCTTCCCACGGGCTTGGGAGGAGCAGGGGGAGCCATCCGCGTGTCCTGCAACACCTTGTCTGCCACCGACACCACCACAGAGGATCCGGTGCCGAAAAAGTTACTGTCAATTTTTGAAGAATCGTTTGCATAGTCCAGGTTGCTGTCGTCTACAGCTTCTGCTGCGCTATCATTACCGTCGAGGTCAAGCTCCACATCCCATGTATCTTCGGCATAGTCTGGAAACGCTGCCACCAGCGGCAAGTCGTGTCGACTTGCCACACAGTTTCCAGCACCGTGATGCGTGGGTAAACCACGTTGAGCTAGGATTCCTCTTACCGATACCAGAGTATTGTCCGCACTAAGATCCACATATTCCTCAGCAACCGTATCCTTCAGAAGCCGCAGCAGTCCTCCACCCGTACTTCGAACAAAGTTTTGGAGTTCTGGGGGTAAGGTCGGTAGCAAGCTAGCCGTTGCAACGGGCTTGTCCACGGGAAGCATCCCTTTCAAACCAAGGAAAAagtttcgtttttgttcctCTGTGACCTCACAATGGAAATTACGTAACTTCACGCCACCGGGCACCGGTTCAGGAGCGCGACCGTCATTGGCTGATTGTTCCTCAGTACACTTGGACAAATGAGCTTCTGCGGGCTTGGGCACTATGGAACCAACCGGCTTAGTCCTCTTAACGTACCAGCGGAGGCTTCCATCCGCCTCCTCAGACTGATAGCATCGGAACCGATGAGGGAAGAGTTGAACAAACGAGAGAACGGATCCACAAACCTCATTTATGGTCTCTACGTCCAATGCCTGCGCAATTGTACTTATACGCAACCCTGTTCCGTCTGATGGAAGCAAGTCGAGAATACTATTCACTAACTGAGGAGCACGCAGAGGAGCAGCATAGCCTCCACTTTCACCAGCATTGAGGTCATGTAAATTATGGATGCCGGTCACATTGGTTACAGAATCGGGTATGGCTGAGTTTAGCAACAAATCTTCGTATTCTTCCAGTGTAGGTTCGTCGCCGTCGTAGCGAAAATCCCTACATGCTTGTTCTTCTCCTAAAGTAACATGCCTAACAGCTGTAAATGCTCGATTACAAGACGACGCGGTGGCGAATAACCGATTAGGTCGGTTGGCCGTCCGAACGTTCCTAATACTTTCGATACGTAAACTCTTGGCTCGAGGCAGCATCCTAGTCGAATATCGGCGCATCTGACGCCCCGATGCAATCCTTCCCCAAGCGATTCTTGTGTAACCCCCAACGATCGGAAAAggttaaaaaaaggattcCGTTGTAGCAATTGGAGCTCGCAGTAAAAGACCAACAGCCCGACGACTGGATTCctactttccccctcctcaaCCAACAACATTTCAATTCCATGGAAACACAATATCGGCGATTGATCACTGCTGGGTTTGTCGCCTTACAGAAACTATTAAAGAACAAGAATCGCATCCGCAGAGCTTATCCATATTACCCTCCTCACCCTTAACCAAAAAAATCTCAAACGCCCCACCACAGCGGCACTCCATCTCGTAAACTTGTATTGTCACATCACCACATACCCTGTCTTCACTGCACAGtgctttcctctcctctACAAGACGAAAGTCACTGATGTCGTGGACGTCGCTTACGACCCCGATGGAGCGTGCATACATCCGTTGCTGACCTTCATCGTACTCTGCACGCCGCACCGGATCCAGAAGTATATCTGATGCCTCTTTGATCACATAAAATGGGTGAGAAGAGTAAAGCATCATTTGTGCTTCACCCCCCGAGGTGTTGGAGCCCTGTTTGTCCGGGTGTGTCGTTAGAGCCAAACGCCTAAAAGCTGCTCGAATATCTGCCACTGAAGCCGATTGCGGTATTCCCAAAATTTTATAGGGGGAATCTATGTCCATTTGGATTTCCCAGCGCGAGATTCATAAGAGGGCGACAGAAAAGGTGTATGGCGCAGGGACGTTCGTTCACTATATGCGTTTATataaggggaagggaagagcaGCTTACCCTTTTACACACATGAAGTGGGAAGAAACATGAGAAGCTTTACCTTCAGTAGCAACCGGACCAGGAGCTCAAGGGCAGTTCAAACAGCACTGGGGTGCCACCTTAATCACATCCAGGCTTTTAAAATATCACATTACTTCATTACAgagcaaagggggaaaagcagTCGAACAACATACGGCTGGAGTTGTCGTTAATATTTGGTACTAATACCGCGCGCATCCGGGTTCAACCTGGCATAGCGGTGATCATATCCTAAGGGAGCACCGATTCGATTCAGCCCACGAACGATTGCGCTAACATACGCTCTCTGTGGTGACACGTTCCTGCCATTTTCACACCGTTCAAACGAACTAGGTGGCAAGCAAAAAGCCGCTAAATGCAACGACAGACCTTTGGACCAACTTCTAGTTTGTGAGGGTTGCCACCAAATGGTTAgacaatttttaaaaaataaatgatacaGCACGGTAGTCTAATTATTTACACATCGGagataacaaaacaaaaacccaAGTGGATGATATTTTTCTTGACTATATAATTAGTAATACACTTCGTTGTTTCCCCTTTATGAAAACTTAAATAGAAAGTGGCAGGGAGGAGAGAAGTAAGTACTATATAAACAATTAGCCGATGGGTAAGGtcacagttttttttaaagtttctCGTACACCAAACGACCTGGTGATCATAAGTAAAATCATTGTTACTAACTGTACGGTATCGTAGCCACTGCTAACGCCACCTAAAGGAAATGGCCTACGGTGGTGCGTTCCTATCCTCGCCCGGAGCACATCCCTATTGCTAAATTTGTTTACAAAGCACCGAAACACATTATATAGCACGGTAGCCAAAGAAAGTAAGTCGATATTTTGTGAGCGTCTGTGGCACAGATCGCTCAAAAACGCCTCACGAACTATTTTCCTAGCGTTACTGTTCCTCTATCTCCACACTCGCTCTCGTACGATACGTCTAGTTGTTCAGCAATTAAATTATTCTCGTCAGCATCGCCCAAATAAATCTTTCCCACGGGACACAATTGAGAGACAGGCATGTTGTTATCAGTTTTTACCTCTAACTCATCCAGAAAAGTACTGATCTCACTAAGACCACCCCGTCCTATCATCCCCAAATTAAAATCTTGAGCGTGCTCATTCAAAAACCGTACGCAGCGGGTGCAGTGAATACAACGATTGAGTACTACACGTGTCTGCGGATCAAAATAAAAGTCTTGAACCGCACGCTTATCTTCCTTATATCGTGG
The genomic region above belongs to Trypanosoma brucei brucei TREU927 chromosome 10, whole genome shotgun sequence and contains:
- a CDS encoding chaperone protein DnaJ → MDIDSPYKILGIPQSASVADIRAAFRRLALTTHPDKQGSNTSGGEAQMMLYSSHPFYVIKEASDILLDPVRRAEYDEGQQRMYARSIGVVSDVHDISDFRLVEERKALCSEDRVCGDVTIQVYEMECRCGGAFEIFLVKGEEGNMDKLCGCDSCSLIVSVRRQTQQ